CCCAACACACATGTCGATTGCGAAGCTGGCTCCGACTAGGAAAGGCACTGCCATTGCCATCGGCAGAGGAACCCAATGACTGTACTTAGCTGGCAAAATATCTCTCATCGTGTTCATAACCACTGCGAATCCGAAGAAGCCATAACAGAGCTGCAAGCAATGGTGAGGAAGTGCTGAGAAGCCCTCAACACCAAGAATTGCCATGTTTCTGTATATCAAAGCATAAGGAGCCTTCCAATTTCCATCTGGATTCCCAATATCGAAGGCCTtgtagaagaggaagaaggttAGAGGGGCAACCACACAACCTATGGCTGTTCCGATGGCTTGGCTGAGAAGCATCGATCTCGGGGATGTCATAGTGAGATGACCcgtcttgaaatcatgcattagatcaGCAGAAATGGAGACGACCGATTTGATCAGCCCACAACCGACAAGGCCAGCGACAACACCAGAGTGTTTCCCAGCCAAGGCTGCTAGAATAAAGAGAGAAACCTTACCATAGTTGTAGGCCATATTCATGTCCGTTAGACCAGCTCCATAAGCATTGCAGAAGCCAAGGGCAGGGGCAAGCATATAAGATATGACCACGTAGTACCACTTCACCTCAGGAAACATGATGGGGATGGCGATGATGGAAACCACAGCAAAGAGTGCATATCCTGCGTAGGCTAACCACACCGGTATGCTCtctttcatgaatatttcattacgCTGGAGATCGTCGAGGACAGGATTAACCTGATCCGCCACTGTAAGAGAATGCAAAATAGTTGAGCTGCAAGATACAGGGAAGAACCTGTCAATCCAAATTCATCAGCCACTATACCTATTTTGATATTTTTGCTGGTCGCTCTCGTGTGCATACTTTTTGCAGTACAAGCCAAAATCTTGAGGAAATTGTAGAGCCCATCGCCGAGAATAAGAGCAATGGAGATGAAGACCTGAAAAAATGAACAGATATATATATGAGCACTGACAGCACAAAGGTTTTTGTACATGGTGAAAGCGAAAAATTTGATGTGATGCACCTTGTACCCTTGCAGGCTTCTCATGCTACTCTTTGGTATGCTCCCAGAGAACCAATCTTCTTTAAGATCACTAATCAGTGGCCACATAATTCCCCATGAAAGCACTGCAccgagaaggagagagagattcACAATATGGGAGCAAATCATCCCTGCTCCAACATATGTCATGCTAAAATCGAAGAAAAACCTGGAACACAAAGAATTATGATTATGACATGGAGAACaagtagatgatgatgatgatgatgatgatgatgatgaagtaaAGGTGTAGAGGAATAGGTATGCATTACGATTGTTTCCAAGCTTTTAGTCCAAAGGTGGGGAACTGTGAGAAGCCACAGCCATCTCCTCCTGAGTAGAACCACTGGAAAAAGCTCCACAGGAAGCTAACTGTGAAATATTTTGCGAACCCATGGACCTGTTTCCTGTTACGGAAGTGGGACAATGATGCTCAGTAAACAGAGTTGATCACAAATCTTAATTCTCAGGGAATTAGGCAGATACATACTTCGCCATCTTGTCTCCACGAGGAGTATGGAAGCCATTGATGAGGACAGCAGTTGCAGTGCCACTCGGATAAGTTAACTTGTAATCTATTATCATGATCTGAATAATTGGCAAAACATCACACAAAAGAACATTAGAAAAATACAAAAGCCAAATGACAACAGCAAAGAAAAAGCCCATCACTGTCAATCAATGATGCAGGGACCAATCATTTTATGCATATCAATCTTCATAGCCATAATTGTGCATCATGAACTTGGAGACACAGAATAAGTCTTGTTGAAGTATGTAATGCTTATGATCATGACTTGCATTAAAATACTCAGATATTTCAATAATTCAACAGGACCAAATAGTTGATGTGATACTAATTATTGGAATTCTGCTTTGGTCATCAAAAATTTTAGCAGCAGAAATGACAAGAGAGTTTATACTGTTTTTTATTTAAGTATGATTAAATTTGTGGATTTTGGAATCATATTCGACATGAATTAAGTTGTTTTGAATGGTATACAATAAAAGGAAAAGTTTTGAAGGAGAATAATTCTTCTTTTTGTCCCCTTTTTTTTGGTGGGTGAAGAGTACTTTGCAGAGAACATCAAGAGAAGAACACCGTTGCATTGCCGATCAAGATCCACTGAAGGAGGAATGGCAGAATAGCTCAAGAGGAAATGGAGATCAGTAGGACGCAGGAGGAATTACCTTCCTGAGAGGAACCAAGGCCAAGAGCCCAACAAAACTAACAGTGAAGAGAAATCCAGTCATCCAGCCAATCCCAGGTTCCTTGTAGCTCCCTGGAACGTTGCCCTCTGTATCTACTCCTGCTTGCTCATAAGTCTTCTTGTTGAGACCCAATAGATAGGATCCAAATCCACCTACAATAATACGTATTAGTCATGGTAAATAGACTATGGATGATTGAGCAAGATCGAAGCTTTCCCACCTCCGACGGCGATGCTGTAGCAGGCGACGGCGCAGGTCTGCACCACAGTGTTCTCCTGCCGCGTGAAGGGAGTGGTCAGGATGCCAATCTTGTGCAGTAGCTTGGTCCAGGACCGGAGGATGACGAAGGCGAGGAGGGCGGCGGAGACGTTGAGGGTGGGGACGAGGCCGGTGGTGAGGTTCAGCTTCATCACGATCACACTGTACATGATTCCGATGGCGAGGCTCGCCACCAGGCCGCGAACTGTTATCTGCTTCGACCATGGAGGAACCCTCTTGAACTCGAGCGCCCCCGTTTCCATGGGCTCTTCCAAGTCCTCGCCTTTCTCGATTTCTTGCCTCTCCGTGGGCTCCGCCATGCGAATGAGCTCGAACTAGCTGGTCGCAAGCCTTCGCTTCGTCTTCCTTCACCTTCTCTCCTTCACTCAGCAACAAGGTACCATTTTGATGACAGGAAATCATGTAATAAGTCTTCTTCCGGCATGTTCAACAGTCACAGAAACTCTTGCTATCTTCTATTAAAAATGCCAACTTGATAATTCAAATCGTCTCAGAATCGAAGTTCGTGAAAAAAAATCTCGCCTTTCTAAATCTAAAGATCTCACCTTGGGCTCCTCGTCGACACGAAAAGCTTCCGAACTTTGTGAGACTCACAGCTTACTTTTCATCAGCCTCGGCAACTTAATCCACGGCAGAATGCAAAGATCTATCTATATTCATAAATTTATCCCAAAGTGAAGTGAGTGGGCAGTGATTTTTCCTGTGTACTGCAGTTAGCAGTACAACCAAATCATTGTACTACACTTCTCTTTAAGCAAATCAACGCTAAATACCTTACAAAGAGCACGCAAAAACCCTTGCTGGCGCAATGAATGGACGACGATGGATTGGGAGTAAAGGAAGCATTGAATTGAAGAATCTCTTGGGGGCGTCGTTGAAGGAGATGAAAGAGGACCAGCCACGCCCCAAAATGCTCGCTTTTGAAGGTCTCCGTGCTCGCTTTCAAAGTGGGTGGTGCTGCTGGAGGGGGATGCTTCGGAGAAATGGCTTGCTGCCATTGGCCGTGGCGTGTGCTGAGCTCATCAAATCTCGTTCAATCAAAATGTGGTGGGTCTTTCTTTTCAAAGGAAACTCTTTCATAAACTTAGAAATCCGAAACCGAGTCCGAAAATAAATTAAGGTTCTAACAAGAAATATCATATTTATCCTCCTATTTCCATTACAATCCGTAAAATGTGCTTAATGATTGATTCCTTTGATGTAATTGATAACTTGCAATGCATCAGATTCTATGAGGATCTTCCGTCATCCTTCAAACTTTGCTCTTTGTGATGTCTCTAGAATTGCTCTGCTTTCAGCTTGCTTAGCTCTATTTGCCACGCACTTTCCTTAAGGATAGGAAACACATCATCTTAGAGCTGCAGGTCTCATTCATTACCCATTATCAAATCCTCTACCCAGTTAAGCCTCATCCTATCATCTACATTGACATGGATAGATCGATCGTCTATCGATAGAAATGTTAAAAATCCAATTTTCATCGACATGACACATGACACATTGTTCCCACGGATGTCATTCACCATATTTAGCATCTATAACATTAATTCAAAGTTTATCATCAGTAGTGAGAATGGACAGATTTCTTTTAGCTCATTTGGTTCTCCTAATAGTCCGCAAATCACGCACACCCAACCTTCCCTTCCTTCTTTTGAGGAGGTAATCGTATCCCAACTAATCAACTTAATCTTTCTCTTGAAAATAAATTTTCTCTAAAGGAAatccataattttttttggattttcgagatGTAGCTATTCCGGTATCTAAGAAGCCACTTTCACTCCTTAGTTCCTAAGAATATATGAATTTGATGCTTTTTGATTGGCTCACAATGATTAGAAAATAGAATCTTGATGAGAAACCTGCTCATTTGATATTAAAAATGGTAATTCTATCTTTAGCAGTCGTATCATGTAAGATGTTATTAATAACCTAATGGACAAAGATGAAAAGATAAGGAggagattagattcccttgtctaATATCTCTATGTGTGTAGAATCACTTTAAGATCTTACTATTAATAAGAATATATGCTGAGATCTATTCAATTTGTGAGGAGAAAATTTTCATTTTGTTTATGGTTTCCTGGATGACCATTCAAGAAATcttattatagattttttttattttagtttgaTCAGAATCAACAAGTATTTTCCTTTAGATCTAACTATTGTGTGAGTTAACTTCGTGATAATAAGTATATTATCGTAATATTATTTTTcaacataaaaataattattcttatcaatCGATCCTTCAGATTAATTTCTAATCCTATTAGTATGAACTTTGGTCAAGAAATTATGTATCACATTTAAAAAAACAATGGGCCAATAATTTTTCCACTTTAGAGTTATTGGTTTCTTTGGAATAAATACCATCAAAATGTGTGGGTTGACCAATAGAAAAGACCAtctccttttttcttttcttttttgtcttcttcttctgctacaAAGTATCTGTCATGATCATAAATGCCTTTATCTCATCTTTTCCCTTATCTCTCCAAGCTAAGGCGAACCCACTCCATCTTGAACTCATTCCTTCCCAACATCAAAGACTAACACCAATAATTGCCAAGAAACCGAAACAAATTCATATGAATAAAATGCAATATATGGTGCAGGATAGTCATTTTCTGTGTTACATGTAAACCTTGTAAGGGGAACTCCAAATTGCTGGCTTCCcctgtttcttctcttctttagCTTTGGTTTACAGCATTAGAGTGTCATAAGTGAAGTTCCTTATGAAAAATCTGATGACTTTTGTTACCCATCCCACCATTTCATTATCTGAATTGGACATCAATCAATTTGTATATTTAATATTGATAtcttcttttagattttttttccaaAGAAACTATGACTATAATCTTCCCTTCATTTTGCTGCTGGTCTCATAGTGGCAGCATTTTTTTATGTCAATTTGGTGTACAGAATAGCAGTCATTATTGTCTCATCATAAAATTTCTGTATGGTCCACTCCTACACACTATCATTTCATTAAATAAAAGAACATAATAGCATGGGAATTATTGAGCAAACCTGTGCTGAAGTTAAACTTGGGATGAACATGGTAAGTTAAACAGAATAAAGCATGGTTTTTTTCCTTCAAGAAGATGACACATGGTCTGCACCTGCAGTTGCTTTTTCCCTTGAGGCCTCCATGATCATGTTTCTTCTGCAATATTAGTATGTTATTGGCACATATAGTTTTCTTCCTTGCAGGATCAGCTAGCAGACAAGATAAATATAGCCTCCTTGTAGCTGGGAGAGGACTTTGGAGAACACAGCCAAGAAAAGAGTTTGGCCTTCTCTATTCCCCCTTACTCTTCTCTTGGCTTCATTCCTTTCTTCACTAAATCCAAGAGTTGGCCAACTTCAACTTCCCTGTTCCTCTTTCCATTCCTAATTCATATATATCCAAGAGTGGCAAGCTTGTTCTCAACTCCCCTACCTCTCATCTTCGACTTGCATAATTCTTTTCATCTTTCTTTCACactctagctagtttgcctcattTTCTCTTTccaaaaaagaaaactcaagctaTTTTAGTAGATAAAAAGTAACCTACAGCTCGATCAAGCCTATTTATTTGTCTGCCTTCTGTGGTTTCATGCACATGTAACAAGAACATTTTGTGGTCCATCTAAACATCTTCATTCTTCCACTTACATAATTCTTTTCATCTTTCTTTCACTCTCTATCTGGTTTGCCTCCTTTTCTTTTaccaaaaaagaaaattcaaactgTTTTAGTAGATGAACTACTACAGCTCAATCAAGCCTACTCATTTGTCTGCCTTGTGTGGTTCCATTCACATGTAATGAGAACATTTTGTGGTGCATCTAAACATATATGGCTTGCTTTTGTGATTAAAAAGGGAATCATAGTTGAATCAAATTTGGTTGAAACATATGAAATATCAACCTGACAAACTGTGCCTGTGTAGAGCACATCCAGCCACTCACCAAGGCCTCTTCTGCATGTCTTTTCTCAGCAAGAGAATGAAAGTGGTGCAGAGGCAGCAACTGGTACCGATCACGGTGGTCCTTGACGGTGAAGATGGGATGGAAGTGACAACATCTAGTGGGTAAATGATGAGCCATCAAGATAATACGGGTGCAAGTGTTC
Above is a genomic segment from Musa acuminata AAA Group cultivar baxijiao chromosome BXJ3-4, Cavendish_Baxijiao_AAA, whole genome shotgun sequence containing:
- the LOC103982789 gene encoding probable metal-nicotianamine transporter YSL9, which produces MAEPTERQEIEKGEDLEEPMETGALEFKRVPPWSKQITVRGLVASLAIGIMYSVIVMKLNLTTGLVPTLNVSAALLAFVILRSWTKLLHKIGILTTPFTRQENTVVQTCAVACYSIAVGGGFGSYLLGLNKKTYEQAGVDTEGNVPGSYKEPGIGWMTGFLFTVSFVGLLALVPLRKIMIIDYKLTYPSGTATAVLINGFHTPRGDKMAKKQVHGFAKYFTVSFLWSFFQWFYSGGDGCGFSQFPTFGLKAWKQSFFFDFSMTYVGAGMICSHIVNLSLLLGAVLSWGIMWPLISDLKEDWFSGSIPKSSMRSLQGYKVFISIALILGDGLYNFLKILACTAKSMHTRATSKNIKIVADQVNPVLDDLQRNEIFMKESIPVWLAYAGYALFAVVSIIAIPIMFPEVKWYYVVISYMLAPALGFCNAYGAGLTDMNMAYNYGKVSLFILAALAGKHSGVVAGLVGCGLIKSVVSISADLMHDFKTGHLTMTSPRSMLLSQAIGTAIGCVVAPLTFFLFYKAFDIGNPDGNWKAPYALIYRNMAILGVEGFSALPHHCLQLCYGFFGFAVVMNTMRDILPAKYSHWVPLPMAMAVPFLVGASFAIDMCVGSLVVFAWHKLNRKKAALMVPAVASGLICGDGLWILPSSLLALAKVNPPICMKFLAA